The DNA sequence GTCTGCGCCGTACTGGTCGGCATGGCCGTCACGTGCCAGCCAGCTTGGTGACAACGCCCACGGTCGACGCGAGCGCCGCTTCAACCTGCGCCGCTTCGACCCCCGCCTGCGCCATGTGCGGCTTGCCACCGCCACGACCGCCGACGGTCGCCGCCACGTCGCGTACGATCGCGTCGGCCCGAAGGCCACGATCGCGCACGTCGTCGGTCGCCACAGCGAGGAGCGCGCCTTTCCCATCGGCGAGCGACGCGCCCAGCACGGCGACGCCGCTGCCGAGGGCCTCACGCACCGCGTCGCCGAGCGCCTGCAGCGCCTTCACGTCGGCCACATCCACCTTCGAGACTACCAGACGCACCCCACCGGCGTCCGACGCGGCGGCGACCAACTGCTGGGCGAGCCCACCACCCGTCGCCCCGCCGCGCATCGCCTCGTCGAGGCGCTTCTCCAGCTGCTTCCGCTCTTCGAGCAGGCCGTCGAGCTTCTTCTCGATCTGCTCGGCGCCGCTGGTATAGCCCGCCATGGGGACCTTGAGACGGCTGGCCACCTGCAGCAGCGCCTTCTCACGCTCGGCGAGGAACTGGAAGGCGCGGGGCCCGGTCACCGCCTCGATGCGGCGCACGCCGGCCGCGACGCCGCTTTCGGACACGATGCGCAGCAGGCCGATCTCGGCCGTGTTGCGCACGTGCGTCCCGCCGCAGAGCTCGACCGAAAGGCTCGGAATCTCCACGACGCGCACGACGTCCCCGTACTTCTCGCCGAAGAGCGCCATCGCGCCACGCGCCACCGCGTCGGCGTAGGCTTCTTCCTTCGTGTTCACGGGCGCCGCCGTCCAGACCCCTGCGTTTACCTCGGCCTCGATCGCGGCCAGCTGCTCGCCGGTCACGGGGCCATGATGCGTGAAGTCAAAGCGCAGACGATCGGGAGCCACGAGCGAGCCGGCCTGATGCACATGTTCGCCCAGATGCTTCCGGAGCGCCGCATGCAGCAGGTGGGTGGCCGTGTGATTGCGCTCGGTGTCGTGACGACGATCGCGCGGGACCACGGCCTTGGCCTTCCCGAAGGTGATCTCACCCGACGGCGTCCCGATCGCGGCGATGCGCCCATCGATCTTGCGCACCTCGTTCACCGCGACGCTCCACCCCTCGCCGGCGATGGTGCCGTGATCGCTCACCTGTCCGCCGGATTCGGCATAGAAGGGCGTCTCGCGCAGCATGACCGCCACGCGGCCATCCGGGAGCTGGCGCACGGCGGTGACCACCGTCTCGGTGTGCGTCGTCTCGTATCCCACGAATCGGCCGAGGCCGGCCGCATGCTGCTGGTCGTGCGTCCACTGCGTGGGATCGGCGAAGTCGTCGGCGGCCACCGTGATCTGCTTGGACTTCCGCTCGTCCTGCGACTGCTTCCGCTGCGCTGCGAGCGCCTGTTCAAAGCCGGCGATATCCACGAGGTAGCCGCGCTCGCGCGCCATGAGCTCCGTCAGATCGATCGGGAAGCCGAACGTATCGTAGAGACGGAACGCATCGTCACCGCTGATCGACCCGCGCATGTGCGTCGACCCCTGCGTGGATCCTTCGGGCGCGAGTTCATCGAAGCGCGTCATCCCCGCATCGATCGTTGCCAGGAAGCGCTCCTCCTCGGCGCGCGTCGTCTCAAGGATGTGCTTGCGACGGACGTGTAGCTCGGGATACAGATCGCGCATCGTGTCGATGAGCACATCGACCACGTGCACGAGCGTCGGCTCGCGGCGGCCGAGCAACCACGCATGACGCACCGCGCGACGGAGAATGCGACGCAGCACGTAGCCGCGCCCGTCGTTGCTCGGGAAGACGCCATCCGCGAGCAGGAAGCCCACCGCGCGGGCATGGTCCGCGAGGACCCGGAACGACGCGGGATCGATCTCCTTGCCGTCCTTGCCGAACGCCGTCCCCAGTCCGACACCCGGGCGATACGGATACTGAATCCCCACCACCTCTTCGACCTTCTGAATGAGCGGGCGGAAGAGATCGGTGTGGAAGTTGTTGGTCACGCCCTGCAGCACGGCGGCGATGCGCTCAAGGCCGGCGCCGGTATCGACACTCGGCTTGGGGAGCGGCACCAGGGTGCCATCCGCCTGCCGGTCGAACTGCATGAAGACGAGGTTCCAGATCTCGAGGAAGCGACCCGCCTCGGCGCCTTCCACGAAGGCGTCGAGCGAGTACTCCTCGAGGTCCGTGTTCGTCCATTCGCCGTGCGCATCCTTGGGGAACGCCCAATCCGGCGCCAGCTTGGCGAGGTCAACGTAGATCTCCGTGCACGGACCGCACGGGCCGGTGTCGGCCATCTGCCAGAAGTTGTCCTTCGCCCCGAGTCCGTAGATC is a window from the Gemmatimonadaceae bacterium genome containing:
- the alaS gene encoding alanine--tRNA ligase encodes the protein MHASEIRARFLAYFEKNGHAIRPSSALVPADDPTLLFTNAGMVQFKKVFLGMEDPPEGKRRATTSQKCVRAGGKHNDLEQVGHTARHHTFFEMLGNFSFGDYFKRDAIKFAWEFVTEELKIPREHLRVTVFHEDDEARQLWKEVANVPENRIYGLGAKDNFWQMADTGPCGPCTEIYVDLAKLAPDWAFPKDAHGEWTNTDLEEYSLDAFVEGAEAGRFLEIWNLVFMQFDRQADGTLVPLPKPSVDTGAGLERIAAVLQGVTNNFHTDLFRPLIQKVEEVVGIQYPYRPGVGLGTAFGKDGKEIDPASFRVLADHARAVGFLLADGVFPSNDGRGYVLRRILRRAVRHAWLLGRREPTLVHVVDVLIDTMRDLYPELHVRRKHILETTRAEEERFLATIDAGMTRFDELAPEGSTQGSTHMRGSISGDDAFRLYDTFGFPIDLTELMARERGYLVDIAGFEQALAAQRKQSQDERKSKQITVAADDFADPTQWTHDQQHAAGLGRFVGYETTHTETVVTAVRQLPDGRVAVMLRETPFYAESGGQVSDHGTIAGEGWSVAVNEVRKIDGRIAAIGTPSGEITFGKAKAVVPRDRRHDTERNHTATHLLHAALRKHLGEHVHQAGSLVAPDRLRFDFTHHGPVTGEQLAAIEAEVNAGVWTAAPVNTKEEAYADAVARGAMALFGEKYGDVVRVVEIPSLSVELCGGTHVRNTAEIGLLRIVSESGVAAGVRRIEAVTGPRAFQFLAEREKALLQVASRLKVPMAGYTSGAEQIEKKLDGLLEERKQLEKRLDEAMRGGATGGGLAQQLVAAASDAGGVRLVVSKVDVADVKALQALGDAVREALGSGVAVLGASLADGKGALLAVATDDVRDRGLRADAIVRDVAATVGGRGGGKPHMAQAGVEAAQVEAALASTVGVVTKLAGT